CGGTCGAGGAAGCGGCCCTGGGGCAGCGTGCCGCCGCCCTGCCGGTCGTCGTCGTCCTGCTCGTAGGCGTCGAGATCCGCGTCGAGATCGGGCTCCAGGTCGGACACGGCGGCGGCGATCGTGTGCGGCCGGTGTGCGGCGATGGACCCGACGGACGGCTGCGGGTGGACCGGGCTCTCGGCAGGCTGCTGGCTCATACCTCCATTGTTCCGCGCCGAAGGCGCGACGGGCGCGTCGGAACCGGCAGGGGCGAGGAAGCCGCCGGGGGTGACGCGGAACCGGCCGTTCGGCGTGGGGGGCACAGCGGGCTGCATTCCCAGAGACTCGCAACCCCGTCTGAATGGCCGGTAACGGCGGGATGACGTGCAGGGAAGCGGGGCGGGGCTCCACGGGGGCGGGAGGCGGGGCCGGACGCCGGGCGGGGCACGGCGGGGCGCGGTCTGTCGGGCGGCTGTACGAGGGGAACACACAGGTGAACGGACGGGGCCGGGCCGCCCGGCGTACGGCGCGGTACCGGCCCGCGCCGTGCCGCCGGGCGGCACGGCCCCCGGGGCGCCGCCCGCTTCCCCGCGGCGGGCGGCACCCCGGAAGCCGTACGGCCTCGGGCGGGACCCGGCGGGCGCCCGGCCGGAGGTCACCCGTGGCGTCGGCGCACCACCTGGAACGCGGCGAAGGCGCACCCGGCGGCGAGGGCGAGCACGATTCCCGTCTCGACCAGCTGGAGGGGCCAGAAGTGCGAGGCGGGGTGGTGGTCGACGTAGTGGCCGGTGACGCCGAGCTCCCGGACGCAGGCCAGTCCGTCGCGGACGGCGGTGTCGCACGGCCGGAGACGTTCGTGAAGGCTGTTCCAGCGCTCCCCGTCGGCCGTGATCCATCCGCCGTCGAGCATCCAGGACTCGTCGCCGATGGCCAGGGGCCGGCCGTCGAGGGGGCCGGTGGCGCTCCGCGACGGCCAGAAGTGCCGCCTGGTGTTGTCCAGGACCAGGATGATTCCGCCGAGCCCGAGCACCGCGACGGACATCGCGGGAACGGTGCGGGCCACCAGCAGCCCGATCAGCGCGCCGAGGGCGATCCCGAGCAGGGCGTACGCGACGGGGACGGTGCCGAGCGCGACGTACTCGCGGGTCTCGAACCAGTGCGGTGCGAGGTACTCCGGAATCCACGACGCCACCCACGCGCGGGCAGCCGTCAGCGGCGGCACGAACAGCAGGACGAGCACCACGGCCGGCAGCAGCTTCGAGGCGAGCCAGCGGGTCGGGCCGACGGACTGGGTCCAGGCGAGTTTGTACGTCCCCGACTCCAGCTCGCGCGCGACGACGGGACCGGCGAGGAACGCGCCGAGCACCCCGGGCAGCAGCTGGAGGACCAGGCTGCCGTACCGAGTCAGCTGCCCCACGCCGAACATGGCGTCGCTGAAGTCGCGGGCCGATTGATTGCACGCGCGTGTGCCGTGTGAGACGGAACAGCCCGTCGCCGCGAAGTTCTCCGCCGCGTTCCCGGCCCAGATCCGGAACGCGAGCAGTGTCAGCGTGCCGACGACGGCCGCGCCGACGGCGATGAGCAGGGCGGTGCGGTGCTGGCGTACGGAGACCCAGAGGGGACCGCGCAGTCCCCTGCGGGACGGTGCCGGGGCCGCTGTCGGCGGCCGTTCCAGGAGCGCGCTCATGCCGTCACCGCCGGGGCCGTCGGGGCCGTCGCCGTCGCGTGTCCGTCCCGTTCGGCGCTCGGGGTCAGCAGCACGGGCGCGCCCGGTGAGCGCAGATGGGCCAGCAACAGGTCCTCCAGGGAAGGTTCGGCGGTCTCCCAGCCCGGGTCGACCGGGCCGTCGGGGCGTATCAGCGCGGTCAGCCCCCGGCCCACCGTGCGGGACTCGACGACCGTGTGCGGGGCGAGGTCCCGTACGGGCCCGGTGACCAGCCGGTGCGCGGCCAGCAGGTCCTCGGTCTCGCCGCCGAGGCGGATCCGCCCGCCGTCGACCAGCAGCAGGTAGTCGCAGGTGCCTTCCAGCTCGGTGAGGATGTGCGACGAGATCACGACCGTGGTCCCGTGCTCGGCGGCCTGGGCCATGAGCGTGCCCATGAGCTGGTGGCGGGCGAGCGGGTCGAGGTCGGCCATCGGCTCGTCCAGCAGCATCAGTTCGGGCCGTTTGCCGAGCGCGAGGGCGAGCGCGACGCGGGTGCGCTGGCCGCCGGAGAGCGACCGGACCCGTACGCCGGGGTCGAGGCGGCCGTCGGCGACGACCCGCTCGGCGGTGTCCCCGTCCCAGCGGCCCGGGTTGAGCTCGTACCCCATGCGCAGGGTGTCGCGGATCGTCAACTGCCCGTAGAGGGGCTTCTCCTGGGCGACGTAGGCGATCCGCTCGCGGGCCTCGGCAGGGCGTTCGCCGAGGACCCGTACGACGCCCTCGCCGGCCGGCAGCAGCCCGGCCGCCGCGGCGAGGAGCGTGGACTTGCCCGCGCCGTTGGGGCCGACGACGGCGCAGATTCGTCCGGCGGGCACCCGGAAGGAGCAGTCGCGCAGGGCCCAGCGGCCCTTTCTCCGGTAGCGCTTGCCGAGGCCGGAGGCTTCGATCGCCGCGGCTGTCATGAGAGTTCCCCGTTCTGTTCCCGGTGGCTGGACCGGTCCGTGTCCCGGTCGCTGTTCCGCCGCTCGGTGGCGGCGTGTGCGTCGGCGGCGGCGGTGAGGCCCTCGTCCACGACCGAGGTGAAGCGTTCGTCCACGACGGAGGTGAAGCGTTCGTCCACGACGGAGGTGAAGCGTTCGTCCACGACCGAGGTGAAGCGTTCGTCCACGACGGAGGTGAAAAGCGCGGTCAGGTCGTCCTTCTCCAGCCCGCCCGCGCGGGCGCGTTCGGCCCACGCGACGAGTTCGGCGCGCAGCTCGCCGCGCAGGGCGCGGTGGTCGGCGGAGTCGCCGCCGAGGGTGGCGCGTACGAAGGTGCCGAGCCCGCGCCGTCCCTCGGCCAGGCCCTCGCGTTCGAGTTCGCGGTACGCCTTGAGGACGGTGTTCGGATTGATGGCCGTGGCCTCGACCACCTCACGGGCCGTGGGCAGTTTGTCGCCGGGCCTGAGCAGTCCGAGGCGCAGGGCCTGTTTGGTCTGCTGGACGATCTGGAGATACGTGGAGACGCCGCTGCGCCGGTCGATGTGGTACTCGATCACCCGCAGCACCCTTTCACTAGTTAAGTAGTGAAAGCATGGGAGAGAGAAGGGGCGGTGTCAACTCCACCGCCCCTACGGGGACTTCGGCCGGGCCCCGCGGCGCCCCCGTGGCTCTGCCGGGCGCCCCCGCGACTCCGGCGGCGCGCCTACGACTCCGTGCGGTACATCAGGTCCACCTCGTGCGTCGTGAAGCCCAGGCGCTCGTAGACCGTCACGGCCGCCGTGTTGTCCGCGTCGACGTAGAGCATCGCGGTCGGCAGGCCCTGCGCGGCCAGGTGCCGCAGCCCGATCGCGGTGAGGGCCTTGCCGAGCCCGCCGCCCTGCGCGTCGGGGCTGATGCCGACGACGTACACCTCGCCCAGCTGTTCGGCGGTGTGCACCTTGGTCCAGTGGAAGCCGACGAGCCGGCCGTCCCGCTCGGCGAGGAAGAAGCCCTTCGGGTCGAACCAGGGCTCGGCGATCCGGTCGTCCAGGTCCCGCTGCGTCAGTCCGCCCTGCTCGGGGTGGTGGGCGAAGGCGGCGGCGTTGACGGCGAGCCAGGCGGTGTCGTCCTCGCCGGGCACGAAGGTACGGACGGTGACCCCGGCGGGCAGGACCGGCTCGGCGATGCCCAGGGGCTCCAACGGCCGCCGCAGCTGGCGCAGTTCACGGAACATGCTCAGCCCCAGCACCTGGGCCAGATGCCGGGCCGCCGACTTGCCGCCGTGCGCCCACACCCGCAGCCGCTTCCCCGACGCGGCCAGCAACGCGGCCCCGAGCGCCCGCCCGTGCCCGCGCCCCCGGTACGACGGATGTACGACCAGCTCGGCGGCCGGCGCCTCCACGGGGTCGGTGTCCTCCAACTGGGCGTACCCCAGCAGCTCCCCGCCCACGGTCAGCAGAAAGTGCCGCACCCCGGCGCGCGCGCCCCCGCGCAACTGCAACCGCCCCTGCTCGGACACGGCCTGCACCCCGTCGGACCGCCGGGCGGCGTCGAGCAGCGCGAGGACGTCCCGCGCCTGCTCAGGGGTCGGGGCGTCGAGGGTCTCGATCTGTCGGCTCGCGTCGAGGGCTCCCGTATCAGTCATGCGTCGAGGGTACGGCGCGGGGCGCGCGTTCCCGGGTTTCACCGACGCCCGGCGTCCGCCTCGGGGAGCGGGACCCCTTCGGTGGATCGCCCCGTGCCCGCCCGGGAGCGCGGGACCTTGTCGGCGACCCGGGACAGGTCGTCGGCACCCGGCATGGCCCCAGGGCAATCGTCCAACAGCTTGTTGGACATTTTGCTCCGGCCAGGTGCGCGCCATCTGCTACGCATCTGGATCATCCCGGTGTTGACCTTGAGCTGCGCCCGCGCGTGCGCGCCACGCACCAGGGACTTCAGGTCGTCGACCAACTCGAAGAAGCCCTGCGGCAGTTCGGACGCCTGGGCGGGGACGGCCGCGTTCGCCGTGTTGGTGCTTTCATGGCGTACACACTTCCGTCGTTCAGATGTGCGGTGACGTTCCTGCGCGTATATGTCCGCCATACGGGTGAGTTGTGACGTCTGCCCATTGACGGGCATTGGCAACCAGGTCGTAACCAGAACACCCCTGTTGCTCTACGCGCGTGGAACTTAGGCTGCCCGTCGCAGCTGTTCTCCTCACACAGCTCTCAGACGCGGAAGTAACAAGGGGATCGATGTCAGCGACACCGCAGAAGAATCGTGCGGCCCGGCGTGTGCTCGCCGCCGTGGCCGGACTTGCCACCATAGGCGCGCTCGCCGCCGCCGCCCCCGCCGCCGGGGCGCACGACCGTGGTCACGGTCACGGGCACGGCGGCCACGGTCACGGGCACTCCAAGCCCCGTACCGTGGACGTCCAGCTGCTGTCCTTCAACGACCTGCACGGCAACCTGGAGGCGCCGGCCGGCTCCTCGGGCAACGTCAACGAGATCCAGGCCGACGGCACGGTCAAGGCCGTCCCGGCCGGTGGTGTCGAGTACCTGGCCAGCTCCCTGCGCACCGCGCGCAAGGGCAACCCGTACTCCATCACCGCCGCGGCCGGTGACATGGTCGGCGCGAGCCCGCTGCTCTCCGGCCTGTTCCACGACGAGCCCACCATCGAGGCGCTCAACAAGATGGACCTCGACGTCAGCTCCGTGGGCAACCACGAGTTCGACGAGGGCATGGCGGAGCTGTCCCGGCTCCAGAACGGCGGCTGCCACCCGACGGCCGGCTGCTACGAGACGGGCAAGAAGTTCAAGGGCGCCGACTTCCCCTACCTGGCGGCCAACACCACGTACGAGAAGTCCGGCAAGCCGGTCCTCAAGCCGTACACCGTCTGGAAGAAGAACGGCGTCAAGGTCGGCTTCATCGGCGTGACCCTGGAGGGCACCCCGAACATCGTCACCGCCGAGGGCGTCAAGGGCCTGAAGTTCCACGACGAGATCGAAAGCGTCAACAAGTACGCCAAGGAGCTGGACCGCCAGGGCGTCAAGTCCATCGTCGCGCTCATCCACGAGGGCGGGGCCCCGGCCTCCAGCTCGTACAACTACGACTGCGACAGCCCCGGCCCCGGTGACGGCATCTCGGGCCCGATCGTGGAGATCGCCAAGGGCATCACGCCCAAGGTCGACGCGCTGGTGACGGGTCACACGCACCAGGCGTACGCGTGCACCGTCCCGGACCCGGCGGGCAACGACCGCATGGTCACGTCGGCCTCGTCGTTCGGCAAGGTCTACACGGACACCACCCTCACCTACGACCTGCGGACCAAGGACATCGTCCGTACGAAGGTGCAGTCGGCCAACCACGTGGTCTCCCGTGACCAGGCCAAGGCCACGGACATGACCGACCTGATCGCCCGCTGGAACAAGACGGCGGCCCCGATCGCCGGCGCCCCGCAGGGCTTCATCTCCGCCGACATCAACGGCCGCGGCGCCACCACGCCCGAGACGCCGCTCGGCAACGTCATCGCCGACGCCCAGCTCGCGGGTCTGGCCCCGGCCGACAAGGGCGGCGCCCAGCTCGCGTTCATGAACCCGGGCGGTATCCGCGCCGACCTCGTCTACACCGCCTCCGGCAGTGAGGGCAACGGTGTGGTGACGTACGGCGAGGCGTTCACCGTCCAGCCGTTCACCAACATGATGAACGTGGTCGACCTCACCGGCGCGCAGATCATCACCGCGCTCCAGCAGCAGGTCAGCGGCGCCAACGCGGCTTCCAACAAGATCCTCCAGATCTCGAAGAGCCTCGCCTACACGCTGGACAACACCAAGACCGGCGCCGACCGGATCGTCACCTCGTCGGTGAAGCTCAACGGCGAGGCGCTGGACCCGGCGAAGACCTACCGCGTCGCGATGAACGAGTTCCTCGCGGGCGGCGGCGACGGCTTCGCGGCGCTGGGCCAGGGCACGAACAAGCTGGTCGGCCCGTCCGACCTGGACCTGTTCAACGCCTACCTGGCGGCGAACTCCACGGCCACCGCGCCGCTGGCGCCGCCGGCGACGGGCCGGATCACGATCATCTCGTAGCGGTCACCAAGGTCACCGCACAGCGGTCACCACATAGCGGTCACCAGTACGTAGGCCACTGCGTGCGGGGACACCCAGGGCGGCGGGACGGATTCACGTCCCGCCGCCCTTCGTCGTGCCCGGCGGCAGGAGGAGGGACCCGCGGCGCGTCGGCGCGTCGGTCGGCGGGCCGCCGTGGGGGGTGGGTGACCATGGCCCGGGGCGGGCGCGGCCGGCATGGGCCTGGCCGGCCCGGTCGTCCCCCCGTGCCACGCCCCGCCCCCGCCCCCGCCCGAGGATCTGGAGTCGTCGTGACCGACATCCCCGAACTGGTCCGGCGCAACGCCGACTTCGTCACGGGGGAGTTCCGTGACGGCCCCCTGTCGATGAAGTCCACCGGCGACATGATGATCATCGGCTGTGTGGACCCCCGGGTGGACCCCGCGTACATCGTCGGTCTCGCACGCGGCGAGGCCGTCGTGATCCGCAATCCGGGCGGCCGGGTCACTCCCGCGACGCTGCGCGCCATGAACACGCTCAACAAGGTCAACGAGGTCCACCCGGAGAACGCGCCGGACGGGGACTTCACCCTCGTGATCCTCCATCACACCGACTGCGGCATGGCGGGCCTCGTGCCGTACGAAGACGTGCTCGCGGCGTACTTCGAGACCTCGGCCGACGCCCTCGGCGCCATGTCCGTCGGCGACCCGTACGGCTCGGTACGCGCCGACGTCGAGATCGTCCGGCGGGCCGTCCACCGGCCCCGCTACGTGGTCGCCGGCCTTGTGTACGACGTCGCGACCGGAGCCGTCGAGGTCGTCGTCCCGCCGGCTCAGGTTCCACCGCCCCCGGCCCCGCCGGGCTGACCCCGCCCCACAGCCCCCGGCCACTCCGCCGCCCTGGTCACCGGCGGCAACCGCGGCCTCGGCGAGACGGCTCCGGACGAGCGCCCTACCGGCCGAGCCGGGCGATGAGTTCACCCAGATCCGGGACGAACCAGACGTCCCGGCCACGGTTCGACTCGCGTACGAGGTCGGGCAGGGCCTTGCTGGCCCGCAGATGGTGCGAGATGTCCCCGACGACTGCCAGCCGCAGCCGGTAGTTGGCCAGCTTCTGGAGGATCTCCCCGGCCAGGCCGCTGCTGAGGTCGTAGAAACTGTCGTCGAACCGCCCGGCCGGCACCGCGACCAGGTCCGCTCCCGCGTAGGACGAGCTGACCAGGAGGTCGAGCGCGTCCTGCACGGTGGCGATCGGCGGGCCGTCGGCGTCGAGCACCAGCACCGGCACGCCGTGGTACGTCACGAGCGGTTCAGCCACGGTCGGTTCCCTCTCCCTCGCCGGGCAGCAGGTCGTTGCCCGGCCCCAGCACACTGTCGAGCAGGGTGAGCAGATCCGCCGTCTCGGCGGCTTCGCCCAGCACTACGATCTTCATACGGGCCCGCTCCTTGTCGTACACGGTCTGGATACGCAGGGAGTGCGCCGCGCCGCCCCGCGCGGACTGCGCGCTCGCCGTGACGAACGTGCTGAGCCGGCTCGCCGCGTCCGGGCCGACCGAGTCGATCTGCACGATGCTCGACACCTCGACGTACCGCCCTCGCCGCGACGGCGGCGGCTTGGCCCCGGCCGGCTCCTCACCCGCCGACTCCCCAACCGACTCCCCAGCCCTGGTCAGCGCCTCGAAGTCGGCCCGGCTGATCCGGTACTGCTTGCCGATCCGCACGGCTTTTAGCCGCCCGTCCCGCACGTAGTTCCGCACGGTCCGCACATGAAGCCCCAGCCGCTCGGCGACTTCGCCGACGGAGTAGAGCTCACGATCGTCACTCTCCATACGCACGAATATTATCTCAAACTACCGTCGTCTTCGGCTGAAGAGGAAAATAAGGAGTGATGAGGAACTCGCCTTCGGTACGCGCGGTGCCGGGTCGCTGCCATGGCCGGGGCCTGTGCGGACGGGGGTCGAACCGGCGCCGGGCGGTGCCTCAGTGCCGGATCGGGCCCCCGACCGTGACGGGCGCGAGTTGGCCGGTCGCCGGAAGGTTCCGGGCCAGAGCCGGGCCGACATCGACCGGCGACGTCAGACACCGGGGTCCAGACCGATCGGCGATCTCGCCGCCCGGCGCCGACCGCCCGGTGACAGGCAGCTGGTACGGCGTACGCCGCCAACCGGAAGCTCATCCCGGGGCTCACTCGGCATTGGACGCTGTGGCCGTGGAGTTCGGCCCCCAGGGCGCGAATCCGGCGGCTTCGGCCCAACGTTGTTGGGCCGAAGCCGATGTGCGCTCCGTGCCTGACGAGTCAGGCTTGCGGCTCGTCCAGATACAGAAGTGCGGTGATCGTCTTCTTGCACACGTCACAGTGCATCGGAGCCTCGATGCTGGCGAGATCGCACTCGATGGATGTGATGCGGTCCACGACGCCGGAGGTCACCTCACCGTTCCAGGCTTCCTGCCAGCGGAGGGTGTTCGCCTGAAGGCGCGAGACGTAACCCCGAGTCATCTCGTAGAAGGACCGGACGCCGTGCTCCTTCATGTAACCCCAGTTGAACTCAAGGCTTCTGAGTACAACGGGGAACGGGTGGAGAGCTTGTGTCCGGCTCCATGTCTCCAGGACGTCCGCGATGTCGAGCCTTCCCGCTCGCTCGTCCAGGTCGCCCCACATCCCGGACGCGTCGTAGTCGTCGAGCACCTGGTCGAGAATGCTCGCACAATGACGAAGATTCGCCGCCTTCGCCTGGAATAACCGATCGACACCCGCGTGTGTCTGGTCCGAGGGTTCCTTGCGAGCGCGACTGATGGCACGGGTCAACTCTGTGCTCAGCGCTGCCTCGTCGCACAGAGAGTCCCCGAAGCTGAGCCAGGGATCAGGGAACCCCCGCTCGGCGGTGATCCGAAAGATGCGGTCGCCTTGCGTTCCCATCCGCTCCTCCTTGGGACGAGTCGTCGGCGGGGGTCTTCCGCCGGGCGTCAGTTGGATGGTGCGCACTGCCGTGCGAGTTCCTCGGCAGCCTGGTCGAAGGGGACTTGGGTCTGTTCGCCGCTGTTCATGTCCCGCAGCGTGACCGTACCGGCCTCGCGCTCGTTTGCGCCGTAAATCACACAGAATCGGGCCCCTTGATCCCCGGCCCATTTCATCTGTTTGGCGAACTTCCCACTTGACCCGAGATAGACGCCCGTGCGGACTCCGGTGCGGCGGATCCGCGCCGCCAGCCGGAAGCAGTCGGCCGACTGTTCCTCACCCATGATCGTGACCGCCACGTCGATCTGTGAGTAGGGCGCCTCGTCCGTCTCCGCCAGCAGCGGCAGGATGCGTTCGATGCCCAGTGAGCCACCGCACGCGGGGGAATCCTTGCCTCCGAGGTTTCCGATGAGGCGGTCGTACCGCCCACCGGAGGCGATCGAGCCGGGCGTTCCCGGGGCGACCACCTCGAAGATGATGCCGGTGTAGTAGTCGAGCCCGCGTACGAGATTCGGCGTGAATCCGATTCGCTCGGCGGGG
Above is a window of Streptomyces sp. NBC_01498 DNA encoding:
- a CDS encoding ABC transporter ATP-binding protein, whose protein sequence is MTAAAIEASGLGKRYRRKGRWALRDCSFRVPAGRICAVVGPNGAGKSTLLAAAAGLLPAGEGVVRVLGERPAEARERIAYVAQEKPLYGQLTIRDTLRMGYELNPGRWDGDTAERVVADGRLDPGVRVRSLSGGQRTRVALALALGKRPELMLLDEPMADLDPLARHQLMGTLMAQAAEHGTTVVISSHILTELEGTCDYLLLVDGGRIRLGGETEDLLAAHRLVTGPVRDLAPHTVVESRTVGRGLTALIRPDGPVDPGWETAEPSLEDLLLAHLRSPGAPVLLTPSAERDGHATATAPTAPAVTA
- the mshD gene encoding mycothiol synthase, whose product is MTDTGALDASRQIETLDAPTPEQARDVLALLDAARRSDGVQAVSEQGRLQLRGGARAGVRHFLLTVGGELLGYAQLEDTDPVEAPAAELVVHPSYRGRGHGRALGAALLAASGKRLRVWAHGGKSAARHLAQVLGLSMFRELRQLRRPLEPLGIAEPVLPAGVTVRTFVPGEDDTAWLAVNAAAFAHHPEQGGLTQRDLDDRIAEPWFDPKGFFLAERDGRLVGFHWTKVHTAEQLGEVYVVGISPDAQGGGLGKALTAIGLRHLAAQGLPTAMLYVDADNTAAVTVYERLGFTTHEVDLMYRTES
- a CDS encoding bifunctional metallophosphatase/5'-nucleotidase; this translates as MSATPQKNRAARRVLAAVAGLATIGALAAAAPAAGAHDRGHGHGHGGHGHGHSKPRTVDVQLLSFNDLHGNLEAPAGSSGNVNEIQADGTVKAVPAGGVEYLASSLRTARKGNPYSITAAAGDMVGASPLLSGLFHDEPTIEALNKMDLDVSSVGNHEFDEGMAELSRLQNGGCHPTAGCYETGKKFKGADFPYLAANTTYEKSGKPVLKPYTVWKKNGVKVGFIGVTLEGTPNIVTAEGVKGLKFHDEIESVNKYAKELDRQGVKSIVALIHEGGAPASSSYNYDCDSPGPGDGISGPIVEIAKGITPKVDALVTGHTHQAYACTVPDPAGNDRMVTSASSFGKVYTDTTLTYDLRTKDIVRTKVQSANHVVSRDQAKATDMTDLIARWNKTAAPIAGAPQGFISADINGRGATTPETPLGNVIADAQLAGLAPADKGGAQLAFMNPGGIRADLVYTASGSEGNGVVTYGEAFTVQPFTNMMNVVDLTGAQIITALQQQVSGANAASNKILQISKSLAYTLDNTKTGADRIVTSSVKLNGEALDPAKTYRVAMNEFLAGGGDGFAALGQGTNKLVGPSDLDLFNAYLAANSTATAPLAPPATGRITIIS
- a CDS encoding carbonic anhydrase; protein product: MTDIPELVRRNADFVTGEFRDGPLSMKSTGDMMIIGCVDPRVDPAYIVGLARGEAVVIRNPGGRVTPATLRAMNTLNKVNEVHPENAPDGDFTLVILHHTDCGMAGLVPYEDVLAAYFETSADALGAMSVGDPYGSVRADVEIVRRAVHRPRYVVAGLVYDVATGAVEVVVPPAQVPPPPAPPG
- a CDS encoding DUF4180 domain-containing protein — protein: MAEPLVTYHGVPVLVLDADGPPIATVQDALDLLVSSSYAGADLVAVPAGRFDDSFYDLSSGLAGEILQKLANYRLRLAVVGDISHHLRASKALPDLVRESNRGRDVWFVPDLGELIARLGR
- a CDS encoding helix-turn-helix domain-containing protein, producing the protein MESDDRELYSVGEVAERLGLHVRTVRNYVRDGRLKAVRIGKQYRISRADFEALTRAGESVGESAGEEPAGAKPPPSRRGRYVEVSSIVQIDSVGPDAASRLSTFVTASAQSARGGAAHSLRIQTVYDKERARMKIVVLGEAAETADLLTLLDSVLGPGNDLLPGEGEGTDRG